A DNA window from Buttiauxella agrestis contains the following coding sequences:
- a CDS encoding MFS transporter, which translates to MVKNLRWVIVFLLFMVYMINYLDRVALSITLPLIEKDLTINPEEFGMIFGSFFFGYALFNFIGGLAVDKFGPMIVLGCAVGMWSIFCGMTALATGFWSMLVLRVLFGMAEGPICASANKMINGWFPRKQAATALGLLSAGSPLGGAVAGPIVGYLALGFGWRPAFMIICGIGIIWMLVWFFFVADTPEKSSRVSAQERELIALMKAQNGGDTQDLDGDVSGHTLGYYLKKPIILVTAFAFFCYNYILFFFLSWFPSYLVQAHGLNIKEMSITTVIPWIVGFVGLALGGVISDTILRMTGKLLLSRKIVLVVCLLAAAICVALAGTVSQVVPAVILMSVSIFFLYVTGAIYWAIIQDVVTKTRIGSVSGFIHLIGSVSGIIGPIVTGFIVQNTGKFDSAFILAGGVAALGAILVLFVIKQPKTETPLVASTR; encoded by the coding sequence ATGGTTAAGAATCTACGTTGGGTAATTGTATTCCTGTTATTCATGGTCTACATGATCAATTATCTGGATAGAGTGGCATTATCTATTACACTGCCGCTGATTGAAAAAGACCTCACGATTAATCCTGAAGAGTTCGGCATGATATTCGGCAGTTTCTTCTTTGGATATGCGTTGTTTAATTTTATTGGCGGGCTTGCCGTCGATAAATTCGGCCCGATGATTGTTCTGGGTTGCGCCGTGGGGATGTGGTCCATTTTCTGTGGTATGACCGCACTGGCCACCGGTTTTTGGTCGATGCTGGTGTTACGCGTGCTATTTGGCATGGCAGAAGGGCCAATATGCGCGTCAGCTAATAAGATGATTAACGGTTGGTTTCCTCGAAAACAGGCCGCGACAGCATTGGGTTTGTTAAGTGCAGGCTCGCCACTGGGTGGCGCAGTAGCTGGCCCGATTGTCGGATATCTGGCTCTGGGATTTGGCTGGCGTCCGGCGTTTATGATTATCTGTGGCATCGGTATTATCTGGATGCTGGTGTGGTTCTTCTTCGTGGCTGATACCCCTGAAAAAAGTAGCCGTGTCAGCGCACAAGAGCGTGAATTAATTGCGCTGATGAAAGCACAGAACGGTGGTGACACTCAGGATTTAGATGGCGATGTTTCCGGGCATACACTCGGCTATTATCTTAAAAAACCTATCATCCTGGTCACTGCATTTGCTTTCTTCTGTTACAACTATATTTTATTCTTCTTCCTGAGTTGGTTCCCCTCTTATTTAGTTCAGGCTCACGGTCTGAATATTAAAGAGATGAGTATTACTACCGTTATTCCATGGATTGTCGGTTTCGTCGGCCTGGCATTAGGTGGCGTTATTTCCGATACCATTCTGCGTATGACCGGTAAATTATTATTATCGCGCAAAATTGTATTAGTGGTTTGTTTATTAGCCGCAGCAATATGTGTCGCGCTGGCGGGGACAGTCAGTCAGGTTGTACCGGCAGTGATCCTGATGTCAGTGTCCATCTTCTTCCTTTATGTCACCGGGGCGATCTACTGGGCGATTATTCAGGACGTGGTCACCAAGACGCGTATTGGGAGCGTGAGTGGTTTTATTCATTTGATTGGCAGTGTGTCCGGGATTATTGGTCCAATCGTCACCGGTTTCATCGTGCAGAACACCGGCAAATTTGACAGTGCGTTTATTCTCGCGGGTGGCGTAGCAGCACTTGGCGCAATCCTGGTGTTATTTGTTATTAAACAGCCGAAAACGGAAACGCCATTGGTGGCAAGTACTCGCTGA